A single genomic interval of Amycolatopsis albispora harbors:
- a CDS encoding YdeI/OmpD-associated family protein, with protein sequence MKFRTKIELEGKTATGFEVPAEVVEALGAGKRPAVTVTLGPHTYRSTVAVMGGRYLVPLNAGNRTAAGVSAGDEVEVELALDTKPREVEVPADFAEALAAEPAAKAFFDGISYSDKRWHVLSVEGAKKAETRARRIEKSVGMLKEGRAR encoded by the coding sequence GTGAAGTTCCGGACGAAGATCGAGCTGGAGGGCAAGACCGCGACCGGCTTCGAAGTGCCCGCCGAGGTGGTCGAAGCGCTCGGCGCCGGCAAGCGCCCGGCCGTCACGGTGACGCTGGGCCCGCACACCTATCGCAGCACGGTGGCGGTGATGGGCGGCCGGTACCTCGTCCCGCTCAACGCCGGGAACCGCACGGCCGCCGGGGTGTCGGCAGGCGACGAGGTCGAGGTCGAACTCGCGCTGGACACCAAGCCACGCGAGGTGGAGGTGCCCGCCGACTTCGCCGAGGCCCTGGCGGCCGAGCCCGCCGCCAAAGCGTTCTTCGACGGCATCTCCTACAGCGACAAGCGATGGCATGTGCTGTCGGTCGAAGGCGCGAAGAAGGCGGAGACGCGGGCGCGGCGCATCGAGAAGTCGGTCGGCATGCTCAAGGAGGGGCGGGCGCGCTAA
- a CDS encoding ArsR/SmtB family transcription factor yields MLLRIVFERADLQRVRVAPGPDPMWETVLSLHCARERPATARLADWRERTRRRFREADAPRRWLSTMFSLVPRRGPFPDFLTPGDRITDVAAGCEALACTPRAALRADVAAVFADRRAPGWAGDLAAGRLGQVQAVTEATRRAHDLLVAPHWPEVGGVVGADRARRADTLVTAGVGQMLAELPGVVGWDGAELLMRYPVERTVHLSGRGLTLVPAYFCTDRPVTLMDPERVPVLVYPAAGGLPAERAVSPELVKLLGRTRAECLGAVGVPRSTSELAHLLGTSVSAASKQATVLREAGLLRSERQGAAVVHSLTQLGAGLLDGHYFH; encoded by the coding sequence GTGCTGCTGAGGATCGTGTTCGAGCGCGCCGACCTGCAGCGGGTCCGGGTCGCGCCGGGGCCGGACCCGATGTGGGAGACCGTGCTGAGCCTGCACTGCGCGCGGGAACGCCCGGCGACCGCGCGCCTGGCCGACTGGCGGGAGCGGACCAGGAGACGCTTCCGCGAGGCCGACGCGCCCCGGCGCTGGCTGAGCACGATGTTCTCGCTGGTGCCGCGGCGCGGCCCGTTTCCGGACTTCCTGACTCCCGGCGACCGGATCACCGACGTGGCGGCCGGGTGCGAGGCGCTGGCCTGCACGCCGCGGGCCGCGTTGCGTGCCGATGTCGCGGCCGTGTTCGCCGATCGGCGGGCCCCCGGCTGGGCCGGTGACCTGGCCGCCGGGCGGCTCGGCCAGGTCCAGGCCGTCACCGAGGCCACCCGCCGGGCCCACGACCTGCTGGTGGCGCCGCACTGGCCGGAGGTCGGGGGCGTGGTGGGCGCCGACCGGGCGCGGCGGGCGGACACCCTGGTCACCGCCGGGGTCGGGCAGATGCTCGCCGAGCTGCCGGGCGTGGTCGGCTGGGACGGCGCCGAACTGCTGATGCGGTACCCGGTCGAGCGCACGGTGCACCTGTCGGGCCGCGGGCTGACCCTGGTGCCCGCCTACTTCTGCACCGACCGGCCGGTCACCCTGATGGACCCGGAGCGGGTGCCGGTGCTGGTCTACCCCGCCGCGGGCGGCCTGCCCGCCGAACGCGCGGTGTCACCGGAACTGGTCAAGCTGCTCGGCCGCACGCGCGCGGAATGCCTCGGCGCGGTGGGCGTGCCGCGCAGCACCAGCGAACTCGCGCACCTGCTCGGCACGTCGGTCAGCGCGGCCAGCAAGCAGGCGACGGTGCTCCGCGAGGCCGGGCTGCTGCGCAGCGAGCGGCAGGGCGCGGCCGTGGTCCACAGTTTGACGCAGCTCGGCGCGGGCCTGCTCGACGGGCACTACTTCCACTGA
- a CDS encoding response regulator transcription factor, whose amino-acid sequence MIRVLLADDQRLVRAGLRMLCQGSPDLEVVGEAENGEEAIRQVAGLSPDVVLMDLRMPGVDGITATARITATRPGTRILVLTTFDDDEHLYPALSAGAHGFLTKDAPPEELLDAIRRTAAGESPFSPEVLRRLVRKAVGAHRETGDAKELASLTDRERDVLALVGAGLSNAEIAARLHVAVSTVKTHVTALMGKTGADNRVRLAVLAHRCRS is encoded by the coding sequence GTGATCCGCGTCCTGCTGGCCGACGACCAGCGGCTGGTCCGCGCCGGGCTGCGCATGCTGTGCCAGGGCAGCCCGGACCTGGAGGTGGTCGGCGAGGCGGAGAACGGCGAGGAAGCCATCCGGCAGGTGGCCGGCCTGTCGCCGGACGTGGTGCTGATGGACCTGCGGATGCCCGGCGTGGACGGCATCACCGCGACCGCGCGCATCACCGCCACGCGGCCCGGGACGCGGATCCTCGTGCTGACCACGTTCGACGACGACGAGCACCTGTACCCGGCGCTGTCCGCGGGCGCACACGGCTTTCTCACCAAGGACGCGCCGCCGGAGGAACTGCTCGACGCGATCCGGCGCACGGCCGCGGGGGAGTCGCCGTTCAGCCCGGAGGTGCTGCGCCGCTTGGTGCGCAAGGCCGTCGGCGCGCACCGGGAAACCGGTGACGCCAAGGAACTCGCTTCGCTGACCGACCGGGAACGGGACGTGCTCGCGCTGGTCGGCGCCGGCCTGTCCAACGCCGAAATCGCGGCCCGCCTGCACGTGGCCGTCAGCACGGTGAAAACCCATGTGACCGCGCTGATGGGCAAAACCGGCGCGGACAACCGGGTGCGGCTGGCCGTGCTCGCCCACCGGTGCCGGAGCTGA
- a CDS encoding LysR family transcriptional regulator: protein MELRQLEYFIAVAEERNFTRAAERVHISQSGVSAQIRQLERELGAELFDRSARTATLTVAGKAALEHARTAVTAAGAVGQAVGEVTDLIRGSLTIGMVVGCTVTPLFDALAAFHRAHPGVELSLLEDNSDKLVDGVRDGTIDLALVGTAVDTPAGLEAMTIVRDHLVAVVPPDHPLAATPRVRLAELAEHPLICMPPGTGLRTVFDLACAARELRPRIGLQAGAADAIADLAVRGLGVAVLSESMAAAYTDRLVTRPIEDAGIPALLALVWKNTSSPAIRELLRHSRRAFTGEGRMNA, encoded by the coding sequence ATGGAGCTGAGGCAGCTGGAATACTTCATCGCGGTCGCCGAGGAGCGGAACTTCACGCGCGCCGCCGAGCGGGTGCACATCAGCCAGTCCGGGGTGAGCGCCCAGATCCGCCAGCTGGAACGCGAACTCGGCGCCGAGCTGTTCGACCGGTCCGCGCGCACCGCCACGCTGACCGTCGCCGGGAAGGCCGCGCTCGAACACGCCCGCACGGCGGTCACCGCCGCCGGTGCCGTCGGCCAGGCCGTGGGTGAGGTGACCGACCTGATCCGCGGCAGCCTCACCATCGGCATGGTCGTCGGGTGCACGGTGACGCCGTTGTTCGACGCGCTGGCCGCCTTCCACCGCGCGCATCCCGGCGTCGAGCTTTCGCTGCTGGAGGACAACTCCGACAAGCTCGTCGACGGCGTGCGCGACGGCACCATCGACCTCGCGCTCGTCGGCACCGCGGTGGACACGCCCGCCGGACTGGAGGCGATGACCATCGTCCGCGACCACCTGGTCGCCGTGGTGCCGCCGGACCACCCGCTGGCGGCGACTCCCCGCGTGCGCCTCGCCGAACTGGCCGAGCACCCGCTGATCTGCATGCCGCCCGGCACCGGCCTGCGCACGGTGTTCGACCTGGCCTGCGCCGCGCGGGAGCTGCGCCCGCGGATCGGCCTGCAGGCGGGCGCCGCCGACGCGATCGCCGACCTGGCCGTGCGGGGGCTCGGCGTCGCGGTGCTCAGCGAGTCGATGGCCGCCGCCTACACCGACCGGCTGGTCACCCGCCCCATCGAGGACGCCGGCATCCCGGCCCTGCTCGCGCTGGTCTGGAAGAACACGAGCAGCCCCGCGATCCGCGAACTGCTCCGGCACAGCAGGCGCGCGTTCACCGGCGAGGGCAGGATGAACGCGTGA
- a CDS encoding alpha/beta fold hydrolase: MLDALAAHLAAGHRVVAMSSRLASARGEQGDHHPKLYAEDTLGLIDALFDEPPAVFGFSAGAITTLELLARHPDRVRLAIVHEPPVLGLLPDAERHREGLEAVRTAARAGQPDEAARLMTEVMTAPRPVADAPELRHPGDWLDGYAETAPEPPTPALLELFAQLSDLQPLFLEHILMPFATSEADLAALGEAGPRLVPAAGIDSRGQLPYRAAAALATGLGLPLTEFPGGHLGPVDRPTQFAAALRALLEDAR, encoded by the coding sequence GTGCTCGACGCGCTCGCCGCGCACCTGGCCGCCGGCCACCGCGTCGTCGCCATGTCCAGCCGGCTGGCCTCAGCGCGCGGCGAGCAGGGCGACCACCACCCCAAGCTGTACGCCGAAGACACGCTCGGCCTGATCGACGCGCTCTTCGACGAGCCGCCCGCGGTGTTCGGGTTCAGCGCCGGCGCCATCACCACGCTCGAACTGCTGGCCCGTCATCCCGACCGCGTCCGGCTCGCGATCGTCCACGAGCCACCCGTGCTCGGCCTCCTGCCGGACGCCGAGCGGCACCGGGAGGGGCTCGAAGCGGTCCGGACGGCCGCGCGCGCCGGGCAGCCGGACGAAGCCGCCCGGCTGATGACCGAGGTCATGACGGCTCCGCGGCCGGTCGCGGACGCGCCGGAACTGCGCCACCCCGGAGATTGGCTCGACGGGTACGCCGAGACCGCGCCCGAGCCGCCCACACCGGCGCTGCTGGAGTTGTTCGCGCAGCTCAGCGACTTGCAACCGCTGTTCCTGGAGCACATCCTGATGCCGTTCGCGACCAGCGAGGCCGACCTCGCCGCGCTCGGCGAGGCAGGCCCGCGGCTGGTCCCGGCCGCCGGGATCGACTCGCGGGGCCAGCTGCCCTACCGGGCCGCCGCGGCGCTGGCCACCGGGCTCGGCCTGCCGCTGACCGAGTTCCCCGGCGGCCACCTCGGACCGGTCGACCGGCCCACGCAGTTCGCCGCCGCGCTCCGCGCGCTGCTCGAAGACGCTCGCTGA
- a CDS encoding sensor histidine kinase → MTTLRWLPVRVLPVLVTAAYLAVLHGPVPVTWLDWVLGLGASVLTAAGAWIPLLAAIGQAGLLFAVDGGGAQAVMPVMFVLAMITLGELWMRRDGWPCLLGTALFAVAQLWLYVPRLDPLLTPVSLLLTTAPPVLLGVYIRSVLRVALEADRRREEAVLAARVAERTAIARELHDLVAHHLASIAVQVGAARHHLRGSDPTVDEALAQAHTTTRTGLADLKRLMTVLRDPASMTDAAGAAVAGDDGLPTALAAVVDRTRAAGVTLDADIDPGVGALDSIRRLAVLRVVQEGLTNVVKHGGPRATLTVRAGEDGARIVVTDNGTGTRPGSPGFGLVGMRERVELLGGRVSAGGRDGGWALDVTIPAGAEP, encoded by the coding sequence GTGACCACCTTGCGATGGCTGCCGGTGCGGGTGCTGCCCGTGCTGGTGACGGCCGCCTACCTGGCCGTGCTGCACGGCCCGGTGCCGGTCACCTGGCTCGACTGGGTGCTGGGCCTCGGCGCTTCGGTGCTGACGGCGGCGGGTGCGTGGATTCCGCTGCTCGCGGCCATCGGGCAAGCGGGTCTGCTGTTCGCCGTGGACGGTGGGGGCGCGCAGGCGGTGATGCCGGTGATGTTCGTGCTCGCGATGATCACGCTGGGCGAGCTGTGGATGCGCCGCGACGGGTGGCCGTGCCTGCTGGGCACCGCGTTGTTCGCCGTGGCGCAGCTGTGGTTGTACGTACCGCGCCTGGACCCGTTGCTGACGCCGGTTTCGCTGCTGCTGACCACCGCGCCCCCGGTGCTGCTCGGCGTGTACATCCGGTCGGTGCTGCGCGTCGCGCTGGAGGCGGACCGCCGCCGGGAGGAAGCCGTGCTGGCCGCGCGCGTCGCCGAGCGCACGGCCATCGCCCGCGAGCTGCACGACCTGGTGGCACACCACCTGGCGTCGATCGCGGTGCAGGTCGGCGCGGCCCGGCACCACCTGCGCGGCAGCGATCCGACGGTCGATGAGGCACTCGCCCAGGCCCACACCACCACCCGGACCGGGCTGGCCGACCTGAAACGGCTGATGACCGTGCTGCGCGATCCGGCGTCGATGACCGACGCGGCCGGTGCCGCGGTTGCCGGGGACGACGGCCTGCCGACCGCGCTCGCCGCGGTGGTCGACCGCACGCGTGCGGCCGGGGTGACGCTGGACGCGGACATCGACCCGGGGGTGGGGGCGCTCGACTCGATCCGCCGGCTCGCGGTGCTGCGCGTGGTGCAGGAAGGGCTGACGAACGTGGTCAAGCACGGCGGCCCGCGCGCGACGCTGACCGTGCGGGCGGGGGAGGACGGCGCGCGGATCGTGGTCACCGACAACGGGACGGGCACGCGACCCGGTTCGCCGGGCTTCGGGCTGGTCGGCATGCGTGAGCGGGTCGAGCTGCTCGGCGGGCGGGTCAGTGCGGGCGGCCGGGACGGCGGCTGGGCGCTGGACGTGACGATCCCGGCCGGGGCGGAGCCGTGA
- a CDS encoding alpha/beta hydrolase has protein sequence MNFGFLLLSAGLTASALVPSTPEWVPCADNPAALCTTIEVPVDWSDPDGDQFGLAAARHPATGEKHGTIVYLPAGPGSSGVDAVSNEQTLGMLLPPQVVEHFDVVSFDPRGVRRSSPVLCDSALVSTLYRPEPRNQAEFEDLLAAQAAVGADCRERTGPVFDHLDSTQVARDVDRLRAVLGEDRLNLYALSYGTVAGQMYAEQFPERIRTLVLDGVYDHSVDSGRFAEVSALAGQESFDQFVAWCDTDPACSLHGTDVRARLAALYDRAEAGTLPEAVDPGELTSRVVSPLTRPDLPAVAAEITRLEAPAAPASPRTQGAPSTETMPLPIFLQCADNRNDLASYADVEELAARTRAVAPDVRSGAYDTATLCINPPVPATNPQRPLDADDAPPIMVLTSRYDAATPYQGAQHVAAQLPDSVLVTYDGMGHGAATRSDCTKSLVHRYFSDTTLPTSATRC, from the coding sequence ATGAACTTCGGTTTCCTGCTGCTGTCGGCCGGTCTGACCGCGTCGGCACTCGTGCCCTCCACGCCCGAATGGGTGCCCTGCGCGGACAATCCGGCCGCGTTGTGCACCACGATCGAGGTCCCGGTCGACTGGTCCGATCCGGACGGTGACCAGTTCGGCCTCGCCGCTGCCCGGCATCCGGCCACCGGGGAGAAACACGGCACGATCGTGTACCTGCCCGCCGGTCCGGGCAGTTCCGGTGTGGACGCGGTCAGCAACGAGCAGACACTCGGCATGCTGCTGCCGCCCCAGGTCGTCGAGCATTTCGACGTGGTCAGCTTCGACCCGCGCGGGGTGCGCCGGAGTTCGCCGGTGCTCTGCGACTCCGCACTGGTGTCCACTTTGTACCGCCCGGAACCACGCAACCAAGCCGAGTTCGAGGACCTGCTCGCCGCGCAGGCCGCCGTCGGCGCGGACTGCCGCGAACGCACCGGCCCGGTGTTCGACCACCTCGACAGCACGCAGGTGGCACGGGACGTGGACCGGCTGCGCGCCGTGCTCGGGGAGGACCGGCTGAACCTGTACGCGTTGTCGTACGGCACGGTGGCCGGTCAGATGTACGCCGAGCAGTTCCCGGAGCGGATCCGCACCCTGGTGCTGGACGGGGTGTACGACCACAGCGTCGACTCGGGGCGGTTCGCCGAGGTGAGCGCGCTGGCCGGGCAGGAGTCGTTCGACCAGTTCGTCGCCTGGTGCGACACCGATCCGGCGTGCTCGCTGCACGGCACCGACGTCCGCGCCCGCCTGGCCGCCCTGTACGACCGCGCCGAAGCGGGCACCCTGCCCGAGGCGGTGGACCCCGGCGAGCTGACCAGCCGGGTGGTTTCCCCGCTGACCCGGCCGGATCTGCCCGCCGTCGCCGCCGAAATCACGCGCCTGGAAGCCCCGGCAGCACCGGCGTCCCCGCGGACTCAGGGCGCGCCGAGCACGGAAACCATGCCGCTGCCCATTTTCCTGCAGTGCGCGGACAACCGGAACGACCTCGCTTCCTACGCGGACGTCGAAGAACTGGCTGCGCGCACCCGCGCGGTTGCGCCGGATGTGCGTTCGGGCGCCTACGACACCGCGACCCTGTGCATCAACCCGCCCGTGCCCGCCACCAACCCGCAACGCCCCCTCGACGCCGACGACGCGCCGCCGATCATGGTGCTGACCTCCCGCTACGACGCGGCGACGCCCTATCAAGGCGCCCAGCACGTCGCCGCGCAGCTGCCCGATTCGGTCCTGGTCACCTACGACGGCATGGGGCACGGGGCCGCCACCCGCTCGGACTGCACCAAGTCGTTGGTACACCGCTACTTCAGCGACACCACGCTGCCCACGTCCGCCACCCGCTGCTGA
- a CDS encoding AfsR/SARP family transcriptional regulator has product MEFEVLGTIRLRDAGRDAMLAGRLRRTLLGVLLANANRVVPAGVLTEAMWGDQRDDRVVRNLHTHVHRLRGVFTQPDRLRSEQDGYLLTVLPGELDAERFETLIEDGVNTTAHDPRRGAELIREALGIWRGAPFGGLDVPVLHDEARRLGEQRLRATEELYTAELAAGRHTAVIAELTELVARYPLRERLHGLLMTALYRGGQQAGALAAYRSARAVVVEELGQEPGPELRQLEQRILAGEPIDTEATARQATPAQLPYDVRGFSGREAELATLDELTPGALVAVVGEGGVGKTALAVRWAHRARERFPDGQLYVDLRGYGPDEPMAPGDVLTAFLRELGMDGSTIPPGLPERAARLRTLVDGRRLLMVLDNARTVEQVRPLLPGGASCSVVVTSRDSLAGLVAREGAHRVRLGRLPYDEALALFRGLVGDRPGTAAGTETALIERCARLPLALRIAAEQVNARPCRNLDDLLSELAGKQAVLDLLDAGGDRHTAVRTVFSWSYQRLSPDAQRLFRLFGLHPGKDVDACALAALADAGHRATRSLVDALLRAHLVEEVAPGRFQLHDLLSAYAADLVASTDRLDEREAALTRLLDHYHHTARAAVDQLEQGGLVPESPVVSTPEFESAAHALRWLDAERENLVRAARFAVRQGRPYATMHLGGVLFRYLSSGAHHQQALVLYQDALMAAREQHDVLEEGHANRYLGAVHYRLGHPDTVREHMHLALRCYQRSGAVRYERVQLLNLGVVCTWLGRYQEALGHFAEALARYREAGETEVSTVDGCAGALTNLGRVHCFLGDYEAALAYLTEALALPTGGQDRRNALEAHLNTGIVYSRLGQYERAVGYLERVRAGAAETGNRLLQAGVFPLARVYWRLGRRAEAFDCIKNCLAVVRGTGDRLAAASVLTAFGDLYREAGSPAEAMPYYREGLAVAEAIGKPYERGRALAGIGYASADLGDEPVAVTHWLEALRVFEALGVPETAEVRARLAF; this is encoded by the coding sequence ATGGAGTTCGAAGTTCTCGGCACGATCCGGCTGCGGGACGCCGGGCGTGACGCGATGCTGGCGGGGCGGCTGCGGCGCACGCTGCTCGGCGTGCTGCTGGCCAACGCGAACCGCGTGGTGCCCGCCGGTGTGCTGACCGAGGCGATGTGGGGTGACCAGCGGGACGACCGCGTGGTGCGCAATCTGCACACCCACGTGCACCGGCTGCGCGGGGTGTTCACCCAGCCGGATCGGCTGCGGTCGGAGCAAGACGGCTATCTGCTCACCGTGCTGCCCGGCGAGCTGGACGCCGAACGGTTCGAAACGCTGATCGAGGACGGCGTCAACACCACCGCGCACGACCCGCGGCGGGGTGCCGAGCTGATCCGCGAGGCGCTGGGCATCTGGCGCGGGGCGCCGTTCGGCGGTCTCGACGTGCCGGTGCTCCACGACGAAGCACGGCGGCTGGGGGAGCAGCGGCTGCGTGCGACGGAGGAGCTGTACACCGCGGAACTGGCGGCGGGGCGCCACACCGCGGTGATCGCCGAGCTGACCGAGCTGGTCGCGCGGTACCCGCTGCGGGAGCGGCTCCACGGGCTGCTGATGACCGCGCTCTACCGCGGCGGCCAGCAGGCGGGCGCGCTCGCCGCGTACCGGTCGGCGAGAGCGGTGGTGGTCGAGGAACTCGGGCAGGAGCCGGGCCCGGAACTGCGGCAGCTCGAACAACGCATCCTCGCCGGTGAGCCGATCGACACCGAGGCAACGGCCCGGCAGGCGACGCCCGCGCAGCTGCCCTACGACGTGCGCGGGTTCAGCGGCCGCGAGGCGGAACTGGCCACGCTGGACGAGCTGACGCCGGGCGCGCTCGTGGCGGTGGTCGGGGAAGGCGGGGTCGGCAAGACCGCGCTGGCCGTGCGCTGGGCGCATCGTGCGCGGGAGCGGTTCCCGGACGGTCAGTTGTACGTGGACCTGCGGGGGTACGGTCCCGACGAGCCGATGGCGCCGGGTGACGTGCTGACCGCGTTCCTCCGTGAACTCGGCATGGACGGCTCGACCATCCCGCCGGGTCTGCCCGAGCGCGCCGCGCGGCTGCGCACCCTGGTCGACGGCAGGCGCCTGCTGATGGTGCTGGACAACGCGCGGACCGTCGAGCAGGTGCGGCCGCTGCTGCCCGGCGGTGCGTCCTGCTCGGTGGTGGTGACCAGCCGGGATTCGCTGGCCGGGCTGGTGGCCCGCGAGGGCGCGCACCGGGTCCGGCTCGGCCGCCTGCCCTACGACGAGGCGCTGGCGTTGTTCCGCGGGCTGGTGGGGGACCGGCCGGGCACCGCGGCCGGCACGGAAACCGCGTTGATCGAGCGCTGCGCCCGGCTGCCGCTGGCGCTGCGCATCGCGGCCGAGCAGGTCAACGCGCGGCCGTGTCGGAACCTCGACGACCTGCTTTCGGAGCTGGCCGGGAAGCAGGCGGTGCTGGACCTGCTGGATGCGGGCGGCGATCGGCACACCGCCGTGCGCACGGTGTTTTCCTGGTCGTACCAACGGCTTTCGCCGGATGCCCAGCGGTTGTTCCGGTTGTTCGGCCTGCATCCCGGCAAGGACGTCGACGCCTGCGCGCTCGCCGCGCTGGCCGATGCCGGGCACCGGGCGACCCGGTCGCTGGTGGACGCGCTGCTCCGCGCGCACCTCGTGGAAGAGGTGGCGCCCGGCCGGTTCCAGCTGCACGACCTGCTTTCGGCGTATGCCGCCGATCTCGTCGCGTCGACCGACCGCCTGGACGAGCGGGAGGCGGCGCTGACCCGGCTGCTCGACCACTACCACCACACCGCGCGGGCCGCGGTGGACCAACTGGAGCAAGGCGGTCTCGTGCCCGAGTCGCCGGTGGTGAGCACACCGGAGTTCGAGAGCGCCGCACACGCGCTGCGCTGGCTGGACGCCGAGCGGGAGAACCTGGTGCGGGCCGCGCGGTTCGCCGTCCGGCAGGGCAGGCCGTACGCCACCATGCACCTGGGTGGCGTGCTGTTCCGCTACCTGTCCTCCGGCGCGCACCACCAGCAGGCGCTCGTGCTCTACCAGGACGCGCTGATGGCGGCACGCGAGCAGCACGACGTGCTCGAAGAGGGCCACGCCAACCGGTACCTCGGCGCGGTGCACTACCGGCTCGGGCACCCTGACACCGTGCGCGAGCACATGCACCTGGCGCTTCGCTGTTACCAGCGCAGCGGTGCCGTCCGGTACGAACGGGTGCAGCTGCTCAACCTCGGCGTGGTGTGCACCTGGCTCGGCCGCTACCAGGAGGCGCTCGGGCACTTCGCCGAAGCGCTGGCCCGGTACCGCGAAGCCGGCGAGACAGAGGTGTCCACTGTGGATGGTTGTGCCGGTGCGCTCACCAATCTCGGCCGGGTGCACTGCTTCCTCGGTGACTACGAGGCCGCGCTCGCGTATCTCACCGAGGCGCTCGCGTTGCCCACCGGCGGGCAGGACCGGCGGAACGCGCTCGAGGCGCACCTGAACACCGGCATCGTGTACTCGCGGCTCGGCCAGTACGAGCGGGCGGTGGGCTACCTGGAGCGGGTCCGGGCGGGCGCCGCGGAAACCGGCAACAGGCTGCTGCAGGCCGGGGTGTTCCCGCTGGCGCGGGTGTACTGGCGGCTCGGGCGGCGGGCGGAAGCCTTCGACTGCATCAAGAACTGCCTCGCGGTCGTGCGGGGTACCGGCGACCGGCTGGCGGCCGCCAGCGTGCTCACCGCGTTCGGTGACCTGTACCGCGAAGCGGGCAGTCCCGCTGAGGCGATGCCGTACTACCGCGAGGGGCTGGCGGTCGCGGAGGCGATCGGCAAGCCGTACGAGCGGGGCCGCGCGCTGGCGGGCATCGGCTACGCGAGCGCGGACCTCGGCGACGAACCAGTGGCGGTGACGCATTGGCTGGAGGCGTTGCGGGTGTTCGAAGCGCTCGGTGTGCCGGAGACGGCGGAGGTGCGTGCCCGCCTTGCCTTCTGA
- a CDS encoding TetR/AcrR family transcriptional regulator, with protein sequence MPRARITPDALVSAAADLADEIGFEKLTLAALAKHFGVRDASLYTHIRGLADLQERVALRALTEWADALSAAVAGRSRYDALVAFADAYRALATGHPGRYAATRHPVSPERAAASPGVARIVEVCYALLRGYDLEEPDATDAVRLLRSTLHGFSDLEATGGFTADHSIDASWRRAVDTLHHTLANWSKI encoded by the coding sequence ATGCCGCGTGCGAGGATCACCCCGGATGCCCTGGTCTCCGCCGCCGCCGATCTCGCCGACGAGATCGGCTTCGAGAAGCTGACGCTGGCGGCGCTCGCCAAGCACTTCGGGGTGCGTGACGCCAGCCTCTACACGCACATCCGCGGCCTCGCCGACCTGCAGGAACGCGTGGCGCTGCGTGCGCTCACCGAATGGGCCGACGCGCTGAGCGCGGCCGTGGCGGGACGGTCCCGGTACGACGCGCTGGTCGCCTTCGCCGACGCCTACCGGGCGCTGGCGACCGGGCACCCCGGCCGATACGCGGCGACCCGGCACCCGGTGTCACCTGAACGCGCCGCCGCGTCGCCGGGCGTGGCCCGCATCGTCGAGGTCTGTTACGCGCTGCTGCGTGGCTACGACCTCGAGGAACCCGACGCCACGGACGCGGTCCGGTTGCTGCGCAGCACGTTGCACGGCTTCAGCGACCTGGAGGCCACCGGCGGCTTCACCGCCGACCACAGCATCGACGCCTCGTGGCGGCGGGCCGTCGACACGCTCCACCACACCCTGGCCAACTGGTCGAAGATCTAG
- a CDS encoding helix-turn-helix transcriptional regulator produces MLELLSLLQSGRDWPGAELAERLGTSPRTLRRDLDRLRELGYPVRSARGPGGSYRLVAGRALPPLMFTDDEAVAAVVGLRFAALATGDPGADDALRKLEQALPDRLRHRTEAVSSATQGSARPMAAADPAVVAGLATAAKAHRHADFDYTSRNGVSRRRVEPYRQVLLGRRWYLFAFDRDREDWRTFRLDRIAAVHVPGTTFRPREVPENGMTAFGTARAGGAVVHFDAPVEVVAERLRAEAGSLIAVDDRRCRYVTGTDDWAWLAASVAAVGVAYRVEGPPELVEETRALARRVAEAVSAPAPP; encoded by the coding sequence ATGCTGGAACTGCTGTCGCTGCTGCAGAGCGGCCGCGACTGGCCGGGCGCCGAACTCGCCGAGCGGCTCGGCACGTCTCCGCGCACGCTTCGGCGCGACCTGGACCGGCTGCGCGAACTCGGTTATCCGGTGCGGTCCGCGCGCGGGCCCGGAGGCAGCTACCGGCTGGTGGCCGGGCGGGCGCTGCCGCCGCTGATGTTCACCGACGACGAGGCGGTGGCCGCCGTGGTCGGCCTGCGGTTCGCCGCGCTGGCCACCGGCGACCCGGGCGCCGACGACGCGCTGCGCAAGCTCGAACAGGCGCTGCCGGACCGGCTGCGGCACCGGACCGAGGCGGTTTCGTCGGCCACGCAGGGCTCGGCGCGGCCGATGGCGGCGGCCGACCCGGCGGTGGTCGCGGGCCTGGCCACGGCCGCGAAAGCCCACCGGCACGCGGACTTCGACTACACCTCGCGGAACGGCGTGTCGAGGCGCCGGGTGGAGCCGTACCGCCAGGTGCTGCTCGGCCGCCGCTGGTACCTGTTCGCCTTCGACCGCGACCGCGAGGACTGGCGCACCTTCCGGCTCGACCGGATCGCCGCGGTCCACGTGCCGGGCACCACCTTCCGCCCGCGCGAGGTGCCCGAGAACGGCATGACCGCGTTCGGCACCGCCCGCGCCGGGGGAGCCGTGGTGCACTTCGACGCCCCGGTCGAGGTGGTCGCGGAGAGACTGCGGGCGGAGGCGGGTTCGCTGATCGCGGTGGACGACCGCCGGTGCCGCTACGTCACCGGGACCGACGACTGGGCGTGGCTGGCGGCGAGCGTTGCCGCGGTCGGGGTGGCGTACCGGGTCGAGGGGCCGCCCGAGTTGGTCGAGGAAACCCGCGCGCTGGCGCGCCGGGTCGCGGAGGCGGTTAGCGCGCCCGCCCCTCCTTGA